One Spirochaetota bacterium genomic window, GAATCTGATGCGGAAACCAGTGTCTCCAGGTTCGCCAGCGAGGCCAGCGTAAGGTGTATATTCCAGATATTCTCGGTTAGAAATTGGAAGTTAATGGTCTTCATGGTATCGAGTTCGGTATGGTAGTTCATATTTCGATAAAAAGCGGTGTCCGTGAGCATTATTGCCGGGTAACCCTGTTTTACATAGCTGTAATGGTCGGAATGGCTGATTCCTGGGATTGAAGAAGGACCTACCATGTCGATAATCTCACGGCGCGCCCGGCCGTTATAAAGTTTTTTCCACAAAAACGTGTATGCAGAGGAAGAGGGGAGCGAAACCACGGCCAGGAAATCTCCGCGCTTTGGGGTTTTGCGGGCCATATCCCGGAAAGGGACATGCTGCTCAACGTGTTTTCCCCCAAAACCGAGCATTTCCAGGCAGATCATAAGATCGATCCGGTCTCCGCGGTCGCGGGAATTTTTCGCACTCACCATGCTCCCCATGGTATCCCCGGAGAAATGCGGAGGTTCCTCGAGGGTAAACGCGATGAATCGGATCGTGCGTGCGTACGATCCGGCGGAGAGAAGCCGGTATACTTCCAGCAGCCCGGCGATGCCGGAGGCGTTATCATCCGCGCCCGGGGTATCAGAGATCGTATCGTAATGGGCTCCGATAAGAACAAGTCCCCTGGACGGATCCTTTCCCGGGATATCGGCGATTATGTTGTGAACGCGCTTGTCGTCAACCCTGTACCCTTCTTCGATCGGTATATGGCCGAACTGGGCGAACCTGTTCGCGATGTAGGTCGAAGCCGCGGCCAGGTTCTCGTATTTTCTCAGGGTGCGCTCTCCGAGCGAATTTGAGAGAAAATCGATAATCGCGTGAGAGTTATGAAGTATCTCACGTTTCGCGGCGCGGTTTCTGTTAAATATTGTGTGCAGCATGTGAGTTGTTTGTGATTAACTGTTATTAATTCACGATACATGGATTCATATGGATAAGAGGCGAAATATTTCAAGATTATTTCTTAAATACGAGGGGAAAGATTAAATCCAAAGTCGAAGTACGCAGGTGGAAGTCAATTAATTGTCAAAAACAGAAATATATTAATATTTATATTATGAACAGCTTGACTGAAATCATTGTTTAGCGCGAGCACAAAGCCGCCAGTGTTGACGAAATGTGGATAAGAAATTAATTGACTTTAGGATATTT contains:
- a CDS encoding M28 family peptidase; this translates as MLHTIFNRNRAAKREILHNSHAIIDFLSNSLGERTLRKYENLAAASTYIANRFAQFGHIPIEEGYRVDDKRVHNIIADIPGKDPSRGLVLIGAHYDTISDTPGADDNASGIAGLLEVYRLLSAGSYARTIRFIAFTLEEPPHFSGDTMGSMVSAKNSRDRGDRIDLMICLEMLGFGGKHVEQHVPFRDMARKTPKRGDFLAVVSLPSSSAYTFLWKKLYNGRARREIIDMVGPSSIPGISHSDHYSYVKQGYPAIMLTDTAFYRNMNYHTELDTMKTINFQFLTENIWNIHLTLASLANLETLVSASDSGLNR